The nucleotide sequence acccattgactgcagaagacccactggtgagcaagtgatgtaaatttctccagatcttcagaaacaaactcatcttggatggaTTTAGAGTAagtgaattttcagttttgggaggagtattcatttaaataaatcatccTAATTGTCAAATGTTCATCAAACAAAACTTTGGTTTTATTAACTGCCAATACCTCTGTCGACAGGGTTATTTCAACAAGACTGTCTTGTTCTATGGTGGTTACAATGGTGAAGTGATCGTATCCAAACCAGCCTACAACATGCAGTTGGCCTATTTTTTCACCATAGCTGCGTATCTGGTGCTGTGTGGGGTGTCTCTTATCTACAGGTAACAGGCCTTTACAGCATACAAGCAATACAAAGGCTTGTTTTGTAGCTAGATCACTTCCTGTTGAGCATTTACAAATTTTCCCATGACCTCACATATGGGATATTTGCCATTTGAAAGCCATATAGAAATAACGAACATTCAAGTCAATGGCTGATTGTTGATGTTTGAATATTTACATACTGGGACTCAAAGGTCACCATATGAATAGAAGTAACGAATGATGCAATAAACTACCATTTCAATGCCAGAAAGGAATGTAAAaagatgtgtttttcttttccccCCTCCTCAGCACGTCCAGATCCTTTCAGAAGAACTTTGCGTTAGAGACAGGACCTGTCTCTGGAGGAGCATGGCGTCTCCTGTGCAGCTGGGATTTCAGTGTGGTCAATGAAAAAGCCATACAGTACAACAAGAACAATCTCGCCATTCAGCTGAAGGTTCATACCTGTTCGTATCTTCTTCTAGATGTCGTCCCTTTTCTGTTTCCATTGGCTCATTTTGCACATGTCCTCTAGGAGTCCTTATCAGAAAGGTTAcaggagaaaaacaaaatgtcTCGGTCTGACAGAATAAAGCATCTGTCTCTTCACCTTCTGGCCTGGCTACTCTCTTTAGGACTTGCCCTAGGATCTTGTGCAGGCATCTACTTCTTGGGGACGAATCGAGAACTGGTAAGTtcattacattgtaataatatcagaaaaatatgtattttgcatgcatttcaCACTCCTGTGCCTAAATTTTGCTGCAGGCCTTCAGTTTCAGTCACGATCCAAGTGATTTAGGGGCTGAGGCATCTACTCTGCTTCTGCCTGTGGTCGTGTCGCTCTTCAACCTGATCGTGCCTCTTCTCTACTCTCTCATCAGCAAAATAGAGAGCTACTCCAACCCCCGCGCAAAGATCTACATCAGCATTGTGAGGTGGGATCATTGTTTCGTTGCCTTGCCAGAAGCATCAGATTTCCATTGCTAACAATATCAGGTGACCTTGcctttattgtttgttttgttcatagAACTGTTATTCTGAAGATGTCCATTCTTGGAATCCTTTGCTTTTATTGGCTGAGCTTCGTTCCCACCAATATCTCAGTAGGTGCACAaaggccccatttacactgcatggttcaagtgacccaattccaatttttcctctcatgtggcacagatcggatatgaccggtgaacgtgtaagcaggaaaaaacCGCATGGATTCCGATGAATTctcattcatatgtggtaataaatcggatatgtatcggatacgtgcatttgcgtgtgccatgtaagcagacaaatcAGATATTCCCCAGTAAATGCGAGTCATACgtctttaaaaaaatcaactcaggtggacaccaccaactgagatcacatgacttattACAGGAGCTAAATTCGCCCAGGCTGCAACAAGGGCTCCTCTTTTTTCTCCTCCCGTATGAGACTAATGTTTTGCTGActtttttgttgacttttcaaattattgtggaaagcaaaacactgtataattttatttgcatctgcatCCTTTGTATTTCGtgctgttttacttccttttccgggtcagaacgtctacgtttggtagtttcagcagtgtatTGTGTAAATGCAAAAAACGGATACGggacacttttaaaagatgatgtaagcGGGTCGTCAAAAAAATCGGATATAGTCCGAAAATCGGATTTGgacatcaagacctgcagtgtaaatgcagcctaagaGTTCAGTTTATTATGGGTTTCTAGCAAAGGTTGGTTATGTGTCTCTTTATTCAAATGTTATCTTTTTGTTCAAGTGTTGGGAGTCCTTTGTTGGGCAGAGCGTGTATCGACTGCTGATAATTGACTTCATATTCTGTCTACTTGGCATTTTCTTTGGGGAATTCCTACGCAAGTGAGTCAAACACAGCAAGTCAAGTACATTTTGGCTGTTGAAGTAGGACTGCAAAAACCAGATAACCATAGTGGACAATGTCTACATTGAACCTATAGCATAAACACATCTGCTGCAACAGTGAAAAATATTTTCCAGCTTTAGTGTTGTTTCACAGTTTCCAAATAATGAACAGGCCACCTGTTCcaaagtttgggattggtaaaattttaaaaagaaaaaaataataagttaggttccatatatgtgtgtgtgtgtgtgtgtgtatatttaaagtccaaaaatacgtcttgattagtaaaaaaaaaaacatatataagtagcactggactataagtcgcatttatttagaaccaagaaccaagagaaaacattaccgtctccagccgcgagagggcgctctatgtcttcagtgtagactacaggagcactgagcagcacagagagccctctcgcggctgtagatggtaatgttttctcttggttcatctctctcggttcatgtcaaattaattttgataaataagtcgcacctgactataagtcgcaggaccatccaaactatgaaaaaaaagtgcgacttatattcTGCAAAATacggtgtatttgtgtgtgtatgtgtgtgtattatttctGTGTtggtaaaagctgaattttcagcatcattactccagtcttcagtgacacatgatccttcagaaatcattctgatatgatgatttgctgcttaagaaacatttattattactattataagtggaaacagtaatacaatttttttcaggattctaactacaaagttaaaacaaatagtattgatgtaaaataaaattattttgtgaagTTTTAAAGATCTgtaatgttaacttttttaaatttaatgcatctttactaaataaaatgtattataaaataaaatgtatttaaaattattttatatatatatgtatttacattacatttattcatttagcaacaATAAgcgctataacaagtctcagttaggttaacacagcacacctagcatgggattttaaataatataataaataaaaagaaaacagatagaataaaaaaaaaaaaaagaatagagcaagctagttagaggtctttacacatacacacaattgcataataaatgaaaagaaaatagaatacaaaaagattagaaaggtagttagatttttttaaagaatagaattagaatagtgagtgttaaagttagagggtcaaataaagatggaagagatgggttttaagccgattcttgaagatggctaaggactcagctgctcagattgagttgggaaagtcattccaccagaagggaacatttaatttaaaagtccgtaaaagtgactttgtgcttctttgggatggcacaatcaagcaacgttcacttgcagaacgcaagcttctagaggcacataagtctgaagtaatacatttaggtaaacgggtgcagagccagtggtggttttgtaggcaaacatcaatgccttgaattttatgcgagcagctattggaagccagtgcaaattgataaacagaggtgtgacatgtactctttttggctcattaaaattaatcttgctgccgcgttctgaattaattgtaaaggtttgatagaactggctggaagacctgacAAGAGAGCATTACAGTAATCcagtctggacagaacaagaacttgaacaaggagttgtgcagcatgttccgaaagaaagggcttgatcttcttgatgttgaataaagcaaatctgcaggatcggacagattatttattatattcatttatatatatatattactatttattatatattattaagatatatattattttaataataatatatatattatattttatgattatatatatatatatatatatatatatatatatatatatatatatatatatatatatatatatatatatatatatatatatatatatatatatataaatcttactgaccccaaactttgcaGCAAAGGTAATCTAGactgtaaatattatatttgccTTCTACTTTGTACTATAAATTCTGTTTTTACAgactgataaattaataaatcattctaAGGAAATGGTTTACATTACAGTACTATTCATGTGCATACTGTGGATTATTATTTATGAAGAGTAATAACTGATTACACATGACACAGAATCAATAGATTcacttttatttcactttttcaaAATTGCTACAGTGTAATCGGAACCATGTGCATCCAGAGTCTCGGCGTCCCAGAGTTTGACATTGCTAGGAATGTACTTGATCTGATCTATGGCCAGACTCTGGCTTGGTAAGTCAATATCTGCATCTCTTCAGCCCCACACTTTGATATTCCTTCCAGCTGATTGTCTCTTTTATCTCTCTTCCTGTCTGCCCAGGATTGGAATTTACTTCTCCCCCCTACTTCCTGTAATGCAAGTCCTAAAATTGTTTATCATCTTTTACTTGAAAAAGGTAAGCAGCATTATCGAATCACTTTGTCCTTGCAGTCCAGATTATAGTGCATGCTGTTAGTTTTATGGTTCTTGTTTCAGATCAGTCTGAGTATGAACTGTCAGCCTCCCAAACACACTGGCAGAGCCGCTCAGATACAAACGGTCTTCATTGCCCTACTCTTCTTCCCTTCGTTTGTGGGAGCGTTGTCCATGGTAGCATTCACAGTGTGGAGGTGTGACCCcttcatttatattttcagttttggttCATAAGTTATCTGCTTACCAAGTTACATTCAATTTGAACTTATCGTAAGCTGCTTTTCAGATGACAGACTAGAGAGCGGCACCagttaatatgtgaccctggagcacaaaactttaagtcttaagtcgctggggtattttTGTAGcagtaggcaaaaaaaaaacattgtatgggtcaatacgcaacattgtatgggtcaatgGGTTTTTTACGCCAacaatcattaggatattaagtaaagatgttccatgaagatattttgtaaattatatatcaaatatatatcaaaacctaatttttgattagtaatatgcattgctaagaattgatttggacaacttcaaaggtgattttctcagtattttgacttttttgcaccctcagattccagattttcaaatagttgtagctcggccaaatattgtccaatcctaacaaaccatacatcaatggaaagcttatatatatttagctttcagattatgtataaatcaaattttttgagaaattgaccctaatgactggttttgtggtccagggtcacatataatacaCGCAAAGTGTTTTTGCGTTCCACTGTGCTGCTTTTTTACTTATTTGTCGATGTTAACGGTCAAAGACATCCATTTAGATGAATTGCTCCGTAACCAGGGGGCCTCAGCACTTCAACATCCAAGGGCACTCCAAGACTATTTAAAACCATTTGAAATAAGACAAACCAAgtattaaacacaaaacaactaATAATCAAGATATCGACGAAGCCTATTCTTAAAGTGTGAATTCTGAACGTACAGTAGAAAAGAGATGTAAATGAATTAAATCCAATCAAATTCATTTGAAAAATCATGtgtcaaattgaaattgaaataatataaatttttgcAGCTATGCCAAATTACCAAATATATAATGGGAGtccaaaaaagtttttaaatcccTATCCAGTAAAACCTTAACCCTTTGGTCACGGGGGCCTTTGAATAGTGTTATGGACAAAGGGGGACCCTGCCATTAAAacgttgagaaccactgctctagtgcattgtttacatagaaaaaccaTTCAAAAGCACTGGGTCATAAAATGTTTCTTGTGAACCGACCctcatttgtttttttctggttgTCTTGAAGTCTGAAGCCCTCAGATCAGTGTGGGCCCTTCCAGGGTCTCAACACCCCTTTCCACACCATTTTCAACTGGACTCATTCTTTGCCTGAAACCCACTGGGTCAGGTGGATATTTGAAAACATACTGAGAAGTGAACTCTTCTATTACCTGATTAGCCTCATCGTCCTGTAAGTCCAATTTTACACCCAAATATATTTaaggaacctttttttttttctgggtggATCTGAGACTTTCTGATCTTCTTTTATTCTCCTCTTTCAGAGTCATCACTTATTTTCTCTGGCAAATCACTCGGGGACGGAAAGAGCTCATCAAGACTCTGCGAGAGCAGATTGTGAATGTGAGTGCTGAGATCATACCTCACTCTCGAGTCCAGCGCACTTCAGTCTCATCAGAAACTACTATATATGGATAATAGTTTTAACCTCTCTGACTCCATTCTTCTTCCGTCTGCCTGTCAGGAAGGAAAGGACAAAGCATTTCTCTTGAATAAACTGCAAAATCTACAGAAGGAGAGAAGGGAAATGGCATCCTACAGACCTCAGGTGCTTATTCTCATGTGTTCCGTCTGTTCTGCTTCCTCCTTGCATCTAGTTGTCATTAGTAAAATGTTGTACTCAACAGAAAGAGAAACTTATTGCAATTGGGGAGATTTTAGCACAACAAAGACCAGAATAGGGCACCTGTCTAATGAAGATTACAACCACTTAACAGACAGGAAGGTAGATTTATCCCTGACAGCAACATAGTGTCAgtccagatgtgggccagatgtgggtcGACACTTGTTGCTGTCTGGGACGCATCTCACCTGTTATGATGGTCTGTAAAAGCAGAAAAAAGGGAGCTTATGGGTTTGAACAGCTCTGCTTAAGTTGctattttaaagtcattttgcTCATTTGAAAGCATTTTGAAACATTCTGATCTTAATTTCTGTCATGTAGGACTTTGACCAGACCCCACATTTCAACCCAAACTGGATGAATACGCTGCCCATGGATATGTGAAATATATTcttaaattatatgtatactgtactgttttttttttttttcattcaataatGCGAGGACTTTAGCTGGATTAAGGCATTTAAAAACCTCTATTTACACGGTAGATTCATAATCAGAGTATTGTCTTAATCATGTTAATATCAGAATATTGAGCGCGTTTACATGCACTTTATTAAGCCGAAAACGCATTGTTGCAAGTTGACTTGTTTCAAGCTTAATTTAACAACACAACTGACAAATGTATGTAATACTTGAATGCacaaatgattatattttgaCGTCCCTAATAACCTGATTTATGAAGTCATGTAAAAGCAGCTTACTTGCGTTGTCAGGTTTCTCATGTGCATGTAAACGGGGAaaactgattattttaataagctgattATTTGTGAGTTATCATCTTTGTGGCGTGCATGTAAACCTGCTCCGTGTTTTCTCTATGGAGTCTCACACATATCTGTGAAATAAATGAGTTGTCACAAATTAAGAAGGTGTTCTCAAGATTTGTTTGTGGccatgttttattcattcattccctTGTTTTAGTTCAGTATAACACTGAATTCATTTCTTCCCTTATTTGAGGTAAATCATGGCCATGTAGCactgtttagttttcatttacttttttactttgttAAATAATGGCCTTGACtgaaacaagaaaacaaatattaataactaaTGCTCCATAATTTTCtcataagtagaaaaaaacactgtactggtgaaaaactaatattttaccCATagtaatttgatgttttttttccgtCAACACACATTCTGATACATCCTAATCATTTATTCTGATTAAAGTGAGATCGGTGTAAATatcaacaaattaatattttcatatgtaaataagTGTCATCTGTGAACCGCATGTAAGATGCAAAGAACCCCAAAGCTTGGTTTTACTGATAACATTATCAATTTTATTGTGAAAAAAGTTGTCACTTTTCATACACTAAGAACTGTACAatcaataacttaaaaaaaaacatcatttttcGTTGTTGTTACAGGAACTTCTGATAATTACGCAAGTTATTCAGCAGCTTTTAGCTTCAACCAAAGGAAAATAGTGTTTACAATTGTGTTCCTACTGCTCCACCAAATCACATTTCCCTTTATCCCGTTCATAAAGAACTAAAGAAACCACCCCTTTGGCAACACCAGGAGGGTCCCGTCACACCGCCCCACTAAAATACCATGAGCgtgttttttacatttcatcagaGGCTTCAGTTACAAAGAggaaaaaacactttacaatacaaAAAAGTTTAAATGGAGCCTTCTAACTAAGTCACAGAAATTCTTTGCACCATATAATGTGCATATAACAGAAGAACAACATTGCTCTCAGGTGAGAGGGTTAAACTAATACCTACAGGTGCCCAAAAAGGAATAAAACAACACTTCTTTGTAGTATTTCTATTACCACAACCTTTTGGGATTTAAAGATTAAGAGGGGGGCAATAACACCTTCTGTGGACCCTTTAGTATTTACGTCACCCAACAGAGGGACACCAACACACACAACTGCTCTAAACACATAGCCAACATGTGCCAGGATCATTCTGTCAGCTATAGTGACTGCAAAAGGCCTGTAGCAAATAGCTTAAAGGTCAAACCCCGAGAGCTCAGAGCCCTCTGAAGAAGTTTAAAGGCCCCCTGATGGCGTCCCGTCGCTCAGCCCGGTTTAAACGGGCTTCATTGGGCAGGTCTGCCGCTGGAGGCCAGGGCTCATCCCTGAGATGAAGGGGTGGAGGAGAGCGGGAGAAAAAACTACGGCTCATCAGACCTGGAGGAAATAGATTGGAAGAAGCAAAAGGAAGTGCTGTAGATTCCACCGGTGACGTCACTTGTTTGGTTTGTGCTCGATATTTAGAAGCAAGCTTGGTCTATCATCCTTCATTCTGACATACATCTATAGAGAAACCATGCTGTATATGCAGATTAAAAGAGCTTCGAGCAGAAACCGGACTTTTGAACTCATGCTACAACACTGAAAACCGGTAGAACACGTGGACTTTGAAATCATCGCCCATTTTAGCCCCAAAAGGGTGGAAACTTGTAACTGCAACGGAAGTACTGAAATGTGTGGGTTTGAGTGAGAAACTCGGGCTGCGAGGCAGTCGTGGTATTGAATTCTGGACATGAGAAGAGAGGTAATTACAGTATAATCTTCAAACTAttgtaaatatgacaaataatCCCACAAGGCATGCAGGAAAAAGCGAGGAGAAGCCGAGAGTAAACGAAGACAAAAAACCCTTTGCCAGTACTGTCCCCTGAGGAGTAATTTCCTGTAATCCGTGTTTAAGGAGAAGACCGATCTGACTCAACACCATTTTCTGGATCTTCAGCGAGGAAAGATTGTGAACAGAAGTAGTCTGGAAATGCTTGTGCCGTCGCGCTCGGCCTGGTGGTCCCACAGTCCACATTCAACAACAGTCATTGTGTAAACGGCCGGCAAATTCACAAACCACCAATTTGCAGTGCAAATCACATTTTTAATACATCGGTTCATACGTAAGCACTACATGTCATTTCGCATCAGCCCTCTCTCATTGTCTCACTGACCATGTGACCGAGGAACTTCAGCTTTTGCAGAGAGAACAGGTAcctaaaaagagcaaaaaaagagGAACACCGTATGCAGAGCACTGAGGATAATGAGTATGAGCAACAACTAAAGCCGAATATAAGCCCATAAAACAACTTCAAAACGAGGCCTCTCAGCCAACGCAGGGTTAAAGCAGCATGAACTGTCCAGTAGAGGGCGCTAGCGCGGTAGGAAACATGCTGTCGGTGGTGCAACGAAATCAGTCTGATGAAGGGTTTGTTTTTATCCACGACCTGTGAGTGAGGAATCATCTGTACTGCAGCAATGTGAGGAGGAGAAACGTAGCTGTCTGTAGCAGCAGGAAGTGATCACATCCTGCTCTCCCCACACCGGGAGGTGCCACACCTCATCGGCCCAGCCCTGTGTCGCTTTCCTCGTGTGTTCGTCCGTGTGCACCTGAGTGTTATGTAAGGGAAGGGAGCGTGCCCGGAGGCTAGGAGATCTTACAGTTGTTCCTGGTGC is from Carassius auratus strain Wakin chromosome 28, ASM336829v1, whole genome shotgun sequence and encodes:
- the LOC113046963 gene encoding transmembrane channel-like protein 5 isoform X1, which gives rise to MRRMSVFPQHGTALGNLGLTANEIRQETENNTSELVSDLVNLSAGARFEAIRSLHVPFNEKKTIRNRVNSVKLSKTILAADCRQQVSRSFRRFRASLASAMQHLVIWQDTLKEIGGRFGTSVLSYFLFLKWLLQFNLFSLIINFCFITIPQIVHAPNISSITGFRGLELLTGVGYFNKTVLFYGGYNGEVIVSKPAYNMQLAYFFTIAAYLVLCGVSLIYSTSRSFQKNFALETGPVSGGAWRLLCSWDFSVVNEKAIQYNKNNLAIQLKESLSERLQEKNKMSRSDRIKHLSLHLLAWLLSLGLALGSCAGIYFLGTNRELAFSFSHDPSDLGAEASTLLLPVVVSLFNLIVPLLYSLISKIESYSNPRAKIYISIVRTVILKMSILGILCFYWLSFVPTNISCWESFVGQSVYRLLIIDFIFCLLGIFFGEFLRNVIGTMCIQSLGVPEFDIARNVLDLIYGQTLAWIGIYFSPLLPVMQVLKLFIIFYLKKISLSMNCQPPKHTGRAAQIQTVFIALLFFPSFVGALSMVAFTVWSLKPSDQCGPFQGLNTPFHTIFNWTHSLPETHWVRWIFENILRSELFYYLISLIVLVITYFLWQITRGRKELIKTLREQIVNEGKDKAFLLNKLQNLQKERREMASYRPQDFDQTPHFNPNWMNTLPMDM
- the LOC113046963 gene encoding transmembrane channel-like protein 5 isoform X2, with product MQHLVIWQDTLKEIGGRFGTSVLSYFLFLKWLLQFNLFSLIINFCFITIPQIVHAPNISSITGFRGLELLTGVGYFNKTVLFYGGYNGEVIVSKPAYNMQLAYFFTIAAYLVLCGVSLIYSTSRSFQKNFALETGPVSGGAWRLLCSWDFSVVNEKAIQYNKNNLAIQLKESLSERLQEKNKMSRSDRIKHLSLHLLAWLLSLGLALGSCAGIYFLGTNRELAFSFSHDPSDLGAEASTLLLPVVVSLFNLIVPLLYSLISKIESYSNPRAKIYISIVRTVILKMSILGILCFYWLSFVPTNISCWESFVGQSVYRLLIIDFIFCLLGIFFGEFLRNVIGTMCIQSLGVPEFDIARNVLDLIYGQTLAWIGIYFSPLLPVMQVLKLFIIFYLKKISLSMNCQPPKHTGRAAQIQTVFIALLFFPSFVGALSMVAFTVWSLKPSDQCGPFQGLNTPFHTIFNWTHSLPETHWVRWIFENILRSELFYYLISLIVLVITYFLWQITRGRKELIKTLREQIVNEGKDKAFLLNKLQNLQKERREMASYRPQDFDQTPHFNPNWMNTLPMDM